Part of the Deltaproteobacteria bacterium genome, GGACGGAATAAAGGACAAGATCGGCTCGGGGATCATCCTCTTGGGGGGGCAGAAGGAGGGGAAGACCACTTTGATACTCATGGTCACCAAGGATCTGACCGATAGATTCCGCGCCGATGAGCTGATCAAGGAAGTAGCTGAGATGGTAGGGGGCATGGGTGGTGGCAGTCCCACCCTGGCCCAGGCAGGAGGTACCAGGGTTGAGAAGCTGAACAACGCCTTGGAGTCCATTTATGGGATTGTGGCAAAGAGGATGTAATGCGGCAAACCTTGCACGTCTCCCTTACATACCTCTCTCGCAATAAACAGTCAGTACGCCCTCCTCTGAGAACGTTCTTTCTGGAGATCTTCCTATAATCTTAAGTTAAGCTGTTTGTTCATTGTGGGAGTACCCTTCGTCAGTGGGAGTACCCTTCGTCATACCAAGAGGCGGGTTGGTTCCAAAACAACTTCTAAAGGCAAAAAGCAAGACCCGACCCTATTGTCATCCTATAAAGCTATGCCCATCTTTTCAAGTAGCATCACGGATCGTCGATATCTCACGACCAACATCCATGCATTCCTCAAGGGAAAGTGATAAATCAAAAGCTTCGTTTAATACACCTCGAACGATTCGGGCGGGACTGGTCTTGCGGCCGCTCAAACCCAAATGAAACAAGATATCAATCGCCTCTGTTCTGTAATTGTCCAAGTCTTCAATGGTATCTGCCCTATTGCCTAAAGGATTCCATGCGGTCAGCAGATCCATAACCTTCCGTATATGTTCTTCCTTAATCGACATCAATACTCCTCTTGTTCTAACACAGAATTAACCTGCCTGTGCCATTACGTGGCATGAAACAGGCAAATACCTTTTGAATATGAAATATGTCGAGCCAGTTGCAACAAGCTCAGCTTGGCACAGGGCAGGTTGAATGAAAGGTTCTGCCAATTACTTCAATCGATCTTTCCAGTAATCAGGTTCTCTATGAAGGTGCATAACGGCAAGAATAAAGAGAACATCTTCGTTGATTGCATAGATAATGCCATAAGGAAAACGACGAGTCTGACAGCGCCGGATATCGTCTTCGAGTACAGGCCAAGCTTGGGGAAAACTGAGGATGTTTTCGATGGTGGAATGTATTTCAATGGCGAAATCGTAACCGAGACCTGGCTCACAATCTTCATAGTAG contains:
- a CDS encoding DUF1871 family protein, whose translation is MSIKEEHIRKVMDLLTAWNPLGNRADTIEDLDNYRTEAIDILFHLGLSGRKTSPARIVRGVLNEAFDLSLSLEECMDVGREISTIRDAT
- a CDS encoding type II toxin-antitoxin system RelE/ParE family toxin; this encodes MRYVFHPEAEIEFIAAIDYYEDCEPGLGYDFAIEIHSTIENILSFPQAWPVLEDDIRRCQTRRFPYGIIYAINEDVLFILAVMHLHREPDYWKDRLK